CTACACCGTCGATGATCCAATCGTCTCTTGCTGTGCCGTAGAGTTTCGCTCCGGTCAGTACGGCGCCGCTGAGATCGGCCCCGGCAAACAAGCTCTGGCGCATATCTGCATCATCGAGCCTGGAATTTCTCAGAATTGCATGACCGAAATTCGCGGAGAAGAGTTGTGTCGAACGCAAGTCCACTGCGGTGAGGTCTGCCCCAAGGAGCAAAGCGCGTTGCAGGTTTGCACCCATGAGATTCGCCCTGCTGAGTTGACCGCGCAACACAATCGATTCGCTGAGATCTGCGCCAGAAAGATTGGCTCCAGTCAGATCAGTACGGTTGAGAATCTGCCGAGCAGCGTATGCCTTACTAAGATTCGCGCTACGGAGGTCGATTCCCCCAAGGGGCAGTTGAGCGATACTCGTTCCGCTTAGCTCAGCTTCTATGCCCGAATTCTGCGTCCGCCACTGATTCCACGCCTCCACACCCTGCTTTAGAATCGCCAGATGCTCTGGATTTGCCATGTTGTCCCCTTCCGTTTGGTGTCAGAACAAGGCATATTGTAGCCCGCCTGCGAGGCTGTGTCGATATGGCTTAAAGGGCATTCCGCACATCTCCTGGACAGCCGTCAGACTGCCCCGCCGCTCGGTAGTCATACAAAGCTCTCGGGCCATATCCGGGCCGCTACGTAGGCAGTTCCAGGGCCGCCATGTGCGTGCCGTGCGCCGGATTCTGTGCGCGCCGCGAGCGGAATCCGCTTTCTTGAGCCGGAAACGGCGATAGTTCGAGTCCAAGGCGGACTATTGTGGGCCTTTCGCATGCCCGAAGGCGCCTAATGAGGCCCATCGGCCAGGGGATTTTTGCGAGAGATCGCCCCAAAAAAGGGGAGCCGCTTGGTCGCTCCGTCTCATGCGAGGGCCGCGATTTCTTGCGAGTCCCTACGAGGCCGGAGAGTCGGGTTGACGGTCTCGGCGCCCGGTGTTAGGCTCACATTGCCGGGTCGCTCCCGGCGAACGAAACACGCTTCGGCGGTCCGTCCGGCTTGCTGACCCGGGCCGGACGGCCGGCCGGAGCCTTTGACGGGTCAGACCCATGCCAACAAGAACCCAGAAGCCGGCGGCACCATCACCAAGCGGCATTGCCCCCCCGGCTTTCTGCATGCGCGGGACGGGGAGATGACTGACGATCTCTTGAGGTATGGCACACTGGGCGGGGCGTATGTCGGAAACCCGGAGCGGATAGCCAGACTGTTCGAGAATGAGGATATCGCGCGCCTGAATGATGGACCGTGGGAGATTTCCCGCTTGGGTGGCAAAGAAAGGTGGCCAACGGCGCTGGACTACATTAGCAACAACATCGACCTGTTCAGGCAGTGGGCTTATCGGCGTGCTGATGGCGACAGGGCGCTCTTGCAGGAAATCGACCGCTATGTTGATGACGTATACCAATGGCTGAAACAGGGCAAGATGAACGGGCGGCTTGACGACATCGAATTGGAGAGGCTGAAGAGAGCCAAGGAGGCGCTGACGGAAAAGCTGAGTGAATACGTCCCCGAGCGACTCATCGCCGGAGGCTTGGCGAGCATTGAACAGTTGCTGCGGGACATTGAGAACACCGAGCACGTAGCGAGATACCCCGCAATGGCGTCGCCGAAGTGGTATAACGCAGAAATCGTGAGGTTATGCCTGCTGGCGGAGAAGATCAAGCTGCTGATGAGGCTCGTCGAAAAGACACATCCAGAGACCGCTGACAAGTACAATTATCTGCACTACCTCGATGAAGTGGTTGCGCGGATCATTTCATACAAGGGAGTCCTGGAACGGAGCAGGGATGGACTACACGAAAAAGTGGGAACGGGGAAAGTGAATGTTCAGGAACACCTGTCCGAGATAGATGAAGACATCGACAAAGCGCGGAAGCGCATTGACGACCACTTCACTGAACTCAGAGAACGTCTGGCATCTTCCAAGCCCCTTGCCAGAGAGGAGATTCTCCGAGCTCTGCGTCAATATGAATCTTCTCGTGACGTGTCCGTTTTACCACCTATCCGCCAACTGTACAACGCTTTGAAGAGGCTCAAAGAGCCAACCTCAGAGGATACGTCCACACTTGGCCATTTCATAATCGCCCTTGGAAGGGCAATACGGAACAGAGCAGGATATCACTGCGGGCTATTTGACCATTTCTCTATCGTCGAAGTGCTACGTGAAATGCAAAGTCTGAACACCGGCAAGTCTGTGGAAGGATGTGGGATGCTGGCACGCGAAGCGGACTTGGGCGAGCCCGAGGACCTCACAGCGAGAGCGTACGAGATGCACGGGTTGGTTCGTGACAACTCTGTTCGGGAACGGTTTAGACACCAGTGTGCGCTGCTTCGCACAGGATGGTATGCTTGGAAGCCGGAAGATCCGGGGCCGAGTCCAGAGCACTGGCTGGGTCTGCCCGGGGATCATTTGCCGGACAATCTCCGTGGGGTCATGGCACATATGTTCGGCGACCACGGCCCGGTGATGACGCCAGACCTTGAGTTGCCGCGTGCCTATGCGCTGCTGGCGATCCTTCATGACCATGCGCTGAAGAACGTCTATGCCCCCATCGCCGATGCAGATGTCTGGCCCCCCGACGATCAGTTTTCTGAGCTGGTGCGTATGCGATGGCGAGAAATGCGGGACAACTGGTCCGCATGGCACACGGTCATTGATATGGCCCTGAATGACGTGCGAGCCGACTTGGCCCGAAGCGAACCGGCGGACGAAACGAATGTGGTGACGAAGAAGCACAAACCAAAGCGAAGAGCGAGAAAGAAGACGCCGCCGCAACTGCTCAGAGAGACGCGCGAGAGGCATGCCGTGAAGGCATTGACACAAGATCCCGAAATCACTTCGAGGGAGCTTGGGAAGAAGCTCGGCTGCGATGCCTCTACCATCGTTCGTCTTAAAGCATGGAAGAGCAGAGGACTGCTCCACCGCGATTCGCCACGCGCGCAGTATGAGGACGTGCCTCCTGAATCGGATGCAGATCCCTGCGCCCAGGATCTTGAGTAATCTGTTGCAGATTTTCACCCTGTTGCACACCGCAACAGCGACCTGCAACATGCAGCGAGAATTTCCTCCGTCTTAAATCCCTCTCTTTTCTGAAGTTACCTTCAGGCCCTTCTACTGGATAACCCTGATTCTGCAACAAGTCGGGTGATTGCAGAGGGCCGGCAGTTCGGCTCTCCAAGTTCTTGACCTTGCGTGAGGCTCGGCAATGGCACTCAGTGTGGTGGACCTCGAATATCTGAAAGTCGCGAAGCGTGAGCTGGACGCTGCCATTCGGAATGGTGAACCGGAGCGAGCCGCCAGCTTCGCACGAGCGGTGGCGAGACTCAGACGCAAGGGCAGATCGCAGGGACAAATCCATGGAAAGGAGCGCAGCTAATGCGAGGCCGAATTGCCACAAATGAAGAAGGCCGGGCTTCAGGGGCACCGGCCAGGAACGTTGAGCAGAACACAGAGTACCACGGTCGATGTGACGTGTCAAGGCGAGAATACTTGGCACGAGCCGCTGACATTCTCTTTCTGCTCTCGCTCTTCTCCCTCAGTGCAACGGAGCAAGCAGGACTTGTCGCGTTGTTCGAGCGACGCCTTAGCCGGACCTACGGAGGTAACCAATGAGGAATCGCGAAGCACAAATCGCCGAGCGGCTACGACAGATGCCGCTGAAGTATCGGGCCACGTACCGCCGGGCGGCGAAAGGCAAGAGCCTGCGGGCTTGCATCAATGCCCAATGTCTGGAATGCTGCGGATGGCAAAGCCGAGAGGTGGCTGGCTGCACGGATACTGGGTGTCCACTGTACGCCGTCCGACCGTACCAGGATAGCCCAGGAAGTGGCCGAGACGACCACTTTAGCGGCGCAGAATCATCAAAGAGGGCGGGGAACGACTGATGGGCCAGGAATGCACCCTTCTGCGATGTGCCCGCTACTATGCCGACAGGCTTGGCTGGTGCATTATCCCCGTCCCGGGCGACCAGAAGCAGGCCCGGATCAAGTGGGGCAGGTATCAGAAGGCCCGGCCGGAGCCCAAGCAAATACAGAGGTGGTTCGGCAATGGGCAGGCGCTGAATATGGCCGTGGTTCTGGGGCCGGTATCCGGCGGCCTGACCTGCCGGGATTTCGACGTTCCAGGGAGCTATATGGCTTGGACCAAGACCCATCCGGATCTCGCGGGATTGCTGCCGACCGTCAGGACGGGCAAGGGATATCACGTCTACTGCCACTCGGACTGGGACAGCATCAAGCACTTGGGCGACGGCGAACTCAGAGGCGGACGCGGCTACTGCATGCTTCCCCCGTCTGTGCATCCGGATGGGCCAGCTTACGAATGGATCATCCGTCCAACCGCTGAGAACCTTGTTGCCGTTGACCCTGAGCGCGCTGGCTTCCTGGCGAATGGTGAGCATGTTACAGAGAACACAGAGAAGTCAGAGCAGACGGAGCAAACCGAAGCAATAGTCTGGGGGGAGTATGTGGAAGAAGCCATCCGAGAGACGCTGCCCAGAGAGTACGGCACACGAAATCGAAAGGTCTTCGAGTTCGCCCGTACCCTCAAGTCATTGCCTCAGTTTGCAGACGCTGATCCGCGAGAACTGCGCGAGATTCTGAAAATCTGGCATTCGCGCGCACGGCCGAATATTCGAACGAGGGAATTCTCGGAAACGTGGATCGACTTTTTGAAGGCTTGGCCGCGAGTCAGGTATGCAAAAGGAAAGGAGCCGATGATGGAGGCATTCCGAAAAGCCGTTGAAGGTGAACCGCCCCGGATTGCGGTGATGAAGTACCCTGACAGCCGGACATTACAGACGTTTGTGTCTCTATGCCGGCAATTGCAGCGGGCGGCAGGGCACCAGCCGTTCTACCTTTCCTGCCGAACAGCTGGGAAGCTATTCAATGTCAGCCACATGCAAGCGAACCGCTGGCTCTTCGTTCTCGTCGCCGATGAGATTCTCCAGGAGATCGAGAAAGGCGGCACACAGAAGAACCCGCGTAACGCAACACGTTTCAGGTATATCGGTGATTGAACACAAGTAGTGATTGTGACAGAGGAATGAAAGATGTTTCACGAACGAACTGAGCACATCGTAGAGCCGATCCTGTTGAACACCCGCCAGACGGCAAGACTGCTGAATATCAGCGAACGGACAGTGTTCGCTCTGGTAAAGAATGGAGATATTCCCTTCGTCAAGATCGGGCGCTGTCTACGCTTCAGCATGTCGGACCTGGAGGCGTTCGTCGAGCGCGCATCGAAAAAGAGAATGTGAAGAAATCTGGCACAAACTACTTTACACAATGAACAGTAGCTGCATAATGGTCCGTATGATCCTTGAAGGAATCCGACAAGCAATAGCGGACTCGGGCATAAGCCGCTACCAGATCGCCCAGGAAACCGGAGTGCATCAGACTGTCTTGTGGCGCATTGTGCATGGTGGCGGTTGCAGTCTCGAAACAGCAAACGTATTGTGCGAGTATCTTGGGCTGGAACTGAAATCCCGAGGCAGAAAGAGGAGAAAGCAATAATGGCTTCGATTGGGAAAGATCCAAACGGCCGCAAGCGGATTCT
The nucleotide sequence above comes from Anaerobaca lacustris. Encoded proteins:
- a CDS encoding bifunctional DNA primase/polymerase, whose protein sequence is MGQECTLLRCARYYADRLGWCIIPVPGDQKQARIKWGRYQKARPEPKQIQRWFGNGQALNMAVVLGPVSGGLTCRDFDVPGSYMAWTKTHPDLAGLLPTVRTGKGYHVYCHSDWDSIKHLGDGELRGGRGYCMLPPSVHPDGPAYEWIIRPTAENLVAVDPERAGFLANGEHVTENTEKSEQTEQTEAIVWGEYVEEAIRETLPREYGTRNRKVFEFARTLKSLPQFADADPRELREILKIWHSRARPNIRTREFSETWIDFLKAWPRVRYAKGKEPMMEAFRKAVEGEPPRIAVMKYPDSRTLQTFVSLCRQLQRAAGHQPFYLSCRTAGKLFNVSHMQANRWLFVLVADEILQEIEKGGTQKNPRNATRFRYIGD
- a CDS encoding helix-turn-helix domain-containing protein: MFHERTEHIVEPILLNTRQTARLLNISERTVFALVKNGDIPFVKIGRCLRFSMSDLEAFVERASKKRM
- a CDS encoding helix-turn-helix domain-containing protein → MILEGIRQAIADSGISRYQIAQETGVHQTVLWRIVHGGGCSLETANVLCEYLGLELKSRGRKRRKQ